AAGGGGACATCATTCCCGTTATGGGAATTGTCCATGACAGGCTCACGGTGGAAATTGCCAGAGGCTGTACGAGAGGGTGCAGGTTCTGTCAGGCAGGATATATCTATCGCCCCGTAAGAGAGTTGAGCCCGGGTAGGGTGATCGAGAGAGTGTTAAGGGGGGTTGAGAAAACCGGATATGAGGAAGCATCTCTTCTTTCTTTGAGTACAGGCGATTATTCGGCAATACAGGTTCTCCTGCCCCTTATTACGAAAATGCTGGAGAAATACCGTACGGCCGTTTCTCTGCCATCCCTTAGAGTTGGAACCCTTACGGAAGAAATGATCGGGGCGATCAAAAGGGTAAGGAAAACGGGGTTTACTCTGGCTCCCGAAGCCGGTAGCGAAAGGCTCAGAAGGGTTATAAACAAAGATATCAGCACAGATGAGCTGATGACTACGGCGGAGAAGGTTTTCAAATCGGGATGGAAGCTGTTAAAGCTCTACTTTATGATAGGCCTGCCTGCAGAAAGAGAGGATGATCTTGAGGGCATTGTGTCTCTCTGTCGGGAACTCTGGAAACTCGGGAAACCCCACCGGGCAAGATTAAACGTATCCGTTTCCACCTTTGTTCCCAAGCCTCATACTCCTTTTCAGTGGTGCGGTCAGGCTTCCAGAGAGGTCATTGCCGAAAAATTGGCCTATCTTAAGGATCGTCTGAGGCGCTTTAGAGGGGTTACCCTTAAGTGGCACGATCCGGGGCAGAGTTTCTGGGAAGCCGTTATGGCACGAGGTGACAGGCGTCTTTTCGACGTAATTTTAAGGGCCTGGGAAAAAGGCGCTCGCATGGATGGATGGACAGAGCAGTTCAGGGAAAACATCTGGTACGAAGCTGCGGCAGATTTCGGCATATCGCCCGGAGAATACGCCCTGAGAAGCATCGCCTTTGAAGAAGTGTTACCCTGGGACCATTTATCAACCCTTGTGGATAAACAATACATTTTCGAAGAATACGGAAAGGCGCTCTCCGGCGAGTATACCGGTGACTGTCGTTATCGGGGCTGTACCGGTTGCGGTGTTTGTGATTTCAGGGAGATAAAGCCGGTGATCTGGGGTAACGATTCCCTGAAGCTTGAACTTGAAAGGAAGTACGAAAAAGAGCGAATGCACCTTGATGGTGAAGTCGGGGAATTCTGGTATCGATTTTACTATGTAAAAACGGATCTCGCCCGTTTCTTTTCTCAAACGGACCTTCAGCGATTGCTGGCACGAGCGGCCCGTAGAGCGGCTATTCCACTCGCCTATTCTAAAGGATTTCACCCCCATCCCAGGATATCCTTTGTGGATGCAGTACCCGTGGGCATGGAAAGCCTCTGTGAAACCGGCTACCTGGCTCTGACGCATAAGATGGATCCTGAGGAGATTCTTAAGAGATGGAATTCGGAACTGCCGGGCTCTGTAGAAATTGCACGGGTGTGCGAAGTGCAGGGAAAACCGACCATACATATCCCCGAGGAGATGTGGTATCGGGTTGAAGGGCTTGGAGATGAAGAGGTTCTTACGCTGTCACGGTGGCTGAATAGCCTGTCAGATAACGATATCCTTGAGGTGCCCAAGGCGAAGGGTATCAGAAAGGTGTTGTTGAAGGATGTGATGATGGTTATGGAATTTACCGGGAAAAATTCTATTCTGGTTGGCCTTAGAACGAAGGAAGGACTTATCGTCAGGCCGCAACATATTCTCAGACATGCAGGTATTGACGAAGAAAGGATAGCGGAATTGAGAATGGTCAAAGTTGGTTATGAGAGACCGAGAGAGTTGACTCACGAGGTGTTCAATGCCTTGTGAACTGATTATCAATGCAGCATCTTACGAAACCCGGGTGGCTCTCGTTGAAGATGGTCACGTTGCAGAGTTCTACATTGAGCGAAGGTCCGATAAGACCATTGTCGGCAACATCTATAAGGGACGGGTGGTAAAGATTCTGCCCGGTATGCAATCGGCCTTTGTTGATATCGGCCTTCCTAAGGCGGCCTTTCTCTACGTAGGGGATGTGTGTTTCACTCCGGACGAAGTCTTCATGGACGCCTTTGTCGATGAGATGGAAAACGGGGTGGACAAGGATGAAGGGGTTTCTCTTGAGACCGGTTTTGATAGGGAAAGGCCCTCCTGTGTTCCGATAGAAGATCGCCTTAGAGAAGGTCAGGAAATTCTCGTGCAAATTTCCAAGGAGCCTCTGGGAAACAAAGGAGCAAGGGTCACGACGCACCTGACAATTCCGGGGAGGCATCTCGTGCTGATGCCCATGGTCAGGCACGTTGGAGTCTCCCGGAGAATAGAGGATGAAACGGAAAGGGAAAATCTTCGTGAAATGGTTCGTTCCATGAAGCCTCCGGAATACGGCTTCATAGTCAGGACTGCCGCGGAGGGGGCCGACAGAGAGAAACTTAAGGCAGAAATGGAGTTTCTTCTAAAACTCTGGGAGGGAATTCAAAAGAGGGCGGCTGCCTCGCCCGTTCCTTCTCTCGTGCATAGAGAACTGGATATTGTTCTCAGGGCGGTTAGAGATCTTTTCACCCGGGAAGTCGAGCGGGTGGTGGTGGATTCCGAACGGGAATACAACAGAATTATTCGCTTTGTGGATTCTTTTATGCCCTCTCTGAAGTACAGCGTTGAGCTCTACAACGGAAGCCGTCCCATTTTCGAAGCCTACGGCATAGATGTGGAAATTCAGCGTGCCCTGAACAAGAAGGTGTGGTTGAAATCAGGCGGTTACATAGTGATAGAAACCACGGAGGCCCTAACGGCGATAGATGTCAACACGGGCCGCTATGTGGGAAAGAGGAACTTTGATGAAACCATATTGAAAACAAATCTCGAGGCCGTCAAGGAGATAGCCTATCAACTGCGGCTGAGAAATATCGGTGGGATAATAATCATAGACTTTATCGACATGGAAAAGGGTGCGGACAGGGAAAGGGTATTTCAGGCTCTTGTTGAGGCCGTCAAGAAGGATCGAAGTAAAACCAAGGTTCTGAGAATGTCAGATTTTGGCCTGGTGGAAATGACGCGAAAACGAACCCGTGAAAGCCTTGCGAGGCTTCTGCAGGAGCCCTGCCCTTACTGTGATGGTACGGGTTACGTGAAGTCCCGGCAGACGGTCTGCCACGAAATACTCAGAGCTCTTGAAAGAGAGAGGAAAGAGCTTTTGGGAAGGAAGGTCCTTATAAGAGCTCATCCGGACGTTGTGGCTCTTTTCTACGACGATGAGCGTCAGGCCTTTGAGGAAGCCGAAGAGGCCTTAATGGGCAGGATCTATCTTAAAGGAGAACCCGACTTTCATGTAGAACAATACACTATTGAACCTCTGGATGCTTCTACAAAAGAAGGGGGTCTTTCGGAGGCTTGAGACAGATGTCGGTAATTGTGGCGATTGCCCGAAAGCTTGAATCCAGACGAAGCGTCAAGTGGATTGTTTACGGTAGCATTATCGGTGTTGTGAGCGCCCTCGGAGCCGCCTTCTTTTTCGTCTGTCTGGAATGGGGCAAGTTTTTTTGTTTTGAGTACCTGGCGGGATTTAAGTTGACTCATCCTGCGGGGGAGCATCTCGTACGCAGGGAGGTTTCTACCGAATTCCGAAGGTGGCTCATGGTGTTGCTTCCTGCAATAGGCGGGTTGATTTCGGGCTTCATCGTCTATACCTGGGCTCCTGAAGCGGAGGGTCACGGTACCGATGCCATGATCGATGCCTTCCACAACCGTAAGGGCCTGGTCAGATGGCGGGTGCCCTATGTAAAAAGCCTTGCATCAATTGTAACGCTGGCAACAGGGGGTAGCGCCGGTCGTGAAGGCCCGATAGCTCAGATAGGATCCGGTTTTGGATCCTGGCTTGCCCAGGTTTTGAACCTTAGCGCCCGGGACCGAAGAATAATGCTTCTGGCGGGATGTGCCGGTGGACTGGGCGCAATATTTCGTGCGCCTATTGGCGGAGCGCTCACGGCCGTTGAAGTTCTCTACCGTGAGGATTTTGAGTCCGAAGCAATAGTTCCCTGCGTCATATCTTCCGTGGTGGCCTATTCACTTTTTACCACGGCATTCGGATTTCAGCCCATCTTTGATATTCCCCATGTTAGGTTTACCAACCCGAAGGAGCTTCTTTTGTATGCGATGCTTGCACTGATATGTGTTCCCTTCGGATTTCTCTACGTAAAGTTTTTTTACGGCCTCAGAGACCGTTTTTTTCGGCCTTTGCCGTTAAAAAATCATTTTAAGCCGGCATTGGGCGGTCTGGTCGTGGGACTCATAGGACTCGGGTTTCCTCAGGTCCTCAGCGGGGGTTACGGCACAATACAGCAGGCTCTTTACGGTCAGTTAAGTGTTTCTCTGATGTTTGCCCTGGCCTTCATGAAAATTATGGCAACCTCTTTTACCATATCGTCAGGAGGGAGCGGTGGTGTCTTCGGCCCTTCACTTTACATAGGCGCCATGATCGGTGGTGCCGTGGGGCATCTGGGCAATATCCTTTTTCCCGGTGTCGTAAGCCATCCCGGGGCATTTGCCCTGGTGGGTATGGGTGCTTTTTTTGCCGGGGTTGCCAAAGCGCCTCTTGGAGCACTTATGATGGTAAGTGAGATGACCCAGGGTTACGGTCTGCTGGTTCCGCTGATATTCGCCTCGACCATCACGATGATCCTTTCTCAAAAATGGCACCTTTACGAAAAACAGGTGCTTAACAAATTCGCTTCGCCTGCTCACAGGGCCGAGGCGGTGGTTAACGTTCTGCAAGGGCTCACGGTAAGAGATGTCTGTCCCACCGACCGGTCCGTGACGATGCTTCCTATCGATATGACCCTGGGCGAGCTGAAACGGTTGATGGCCAGAACCGACGAAACCTTCTTTCCCGTTGTGGATCAGTCATTCCGCTTGAAGGGGATACTGGCGCTTCCGAGAATACGGGGAGTGGTTCTGGAGGAAGACGTCCTGTCCGATCTGGTCGTGGTAGGGGAACTGATGTCGGATCCGGTTTTCATAAGATGGGACGAGAGCCTGGATCAGGTGCTGATAAAATTTCTGAAATCCGGCTATTACAGACTTCCGGTGATAAATGATGCCGGTGAATTTGAGGGAATGTTTGGGCTTGATGAGCTGGTTTCGGCTTATCATAGTGAAATAACCCGTTTGAAAGGGGAGGAGTAGAAAGGTGACCGTGGAGAAATCGAAAGAGCTTTACGAAAGGGCCTGCTCTGTTATGCCCGGTGGTGTAAACAGCCCGGTAAGATCCGGAAAGGCCGTGGGAAGCATTCCCGTTTTTGTAAGCAGTGCTTCGGGTGCTTATATCTGGGACGAAGACGGCAATCGATACGTTGACTACGTCTGTTCCTGGGGACCGCTTATACTCGGCCATGCTCATCCTGCTGTGGTCTCGGCGATTAAAGATGTTGCAGAGCGGGGCACGTCCTACGGTATTCCCACAAAGCTTGAAGTGGATATGGCCGAACAGGTTGTGAAAATGGTTCCGTCGGTGGAGATGGTAAGATTTGTCAACTCCGGCACAGAAGCCACGATGAGTGCTCTTCGCCTTGCCAGAGCAGTTACAGGCAGGAAGAAAATTGTGAAGTTCGGAGGTTGTTACCACGGTCACAGTGACTGTCTTCTGGTCAGCTCCGGATCGGGAGTGGTCACGCTGGGAATTCCCGGAAGTCCCGGGGTACCGGAAGAAATCGTCACCCATACCGTGTCGCTTCCCTATAATAACCTGTCGGCAGTGGAAAAGGTATTCGATGAGATGGGAAAGGAGATAGCCGCGGTCATCGTTGAACCCGTTGCCGGTAATATGGGAGTCGTTCCACCGGAAAAGGGGTTTTTGGAGGGATTGAGAAATCTTTGCGACAGGTGGAGCGCTCTTTTAATATTCGACGAAGTAATAACGGGTTTTCGTTTATCTCCGGGTGGAGCACAGCGGTATTACAACGTTATGCCCGACATAACCTGTCTGGGGAAGATTATCGGAGGAGGTCTCCCTGTCGGGGCTTACGGGGGCAGGTCTGAAATAATGAGGGAAGTTGCTCCTTCGGGGAAGGTCTATCAGGCGGGAACACTTTCCGGAAATCCTCTGGCAATGGCCGCCGGTCTTGCGACCCTGAAGATTCTCGAAACCCCCGGTTTTTATGAAGACCTGGAAAAGAAGTCGGCCTATCTCGAGAAAGGGCTTAGAGAGGCGGTGTCGGATGCGGGGGTTGAGATGGTGCTTCAGAGGGTGGGGTCTATGGGTTGCGGTTTTTTCCGGAGCGGTGCGGTGAAAAACTTTGAAGATGCCATCAAAAGTGACACTAATGCTTACGCTCTTTTCTGGCGTGGGATGCTAGAAAATGGCATCTATCTGGCTCCTTCCCAGTTTGAAGCTTTTTTTGTGAGTTCGGCCCATAGTTATGAGGACCTGGACCGCACAATTGATGCGGCTCGAAAAGTTCTTAAGAACATGAGAGGAAAAAAAGATTGACGCATTCAGAAAACCTGTGTTAGTAAGCGTTGTGAATAATTACACGAAGTAGGTCTTATGAAAGAAGAGACTAGGCGCTATGTAAGGCAACTGGTCAGGGCCTCGGCCGTAGGTTTTTCGGTTGCCTTTGCGATTTTTATCGGCGTGGGTATCGGCTTCTGGCTGGATACCAGCTTCGGGACCTGGCCGTGGCTTACGGTGATTTTTATGATTTTCGGTATAATTGCGGGTTTCAGAAATTATTATCGCTTTGCAAAACGCCAGCAAGATGAGGAACGTCGGGGGCTGTGACGGAAGCGGGTTATGAAATAGTCCGGAAAGTAAAGATTCTGCATGTGCTGCTGGGTTCGGCCAGTGTGGTGGTTGTGAGTTACCTTTGGAAGGGGGCGGCACTGAGCGTTTTCCTTGGGTGGGTTCTGATGGCCTGTAATTTTGAATTGCTTGAGTGGCAGATGAAGAGGATTTTCTGTCGTGGTCAGAAGCCCCGGAATAGGTTTGCCGTAATGGTCAAATACTATTTGAGGTTTGTGGTCCTGGCGTTGATTATGTGGCTTGTGATTGCCGAGAAGCTGGTCAAGCCCCTGCCTTTTGCTGCAGGGCTTTTCCTGCTGGGGATAAGTTTCGTCGTGGTGGCCTTTGAGATGTTCATAAAACAGGCTTTGGGAAGAGAGGTGTGAGAAATGGAACATCCGGTTTTGTTTTTACCCATGCTGCTTCAAAAGCTCGGATTACCGGTGGTTCTGAGTGCCGACGAAGCCCAGACGTTTTTACAGAAACTGCTGTTACCCCACGTTATCTACACGTGGTTGCTGATGGTTCTGTTGATCTCCGTTGGCTGGGCCGTGGGCAGGAAGATAGAGCTTGTTCCCGAAGGAGGGCAGAACTTTTTTGAGACCGTTCTCGGTGGGCTTGAGGACTTCATGGTGGGAATTGTCGGAGAAGAGGGGCGCTTTGTGTTTCCTCTTATAGCTTCACTTGCTCTTTTTATACTTTGCAGTAACTACATGGGTATGATTCCGGGATTTTATGCTCCTACGGCAAATCTCAATACAACTCTGGCCTGTGCAATCATCGTTGTGGTTTACACTCATGTAATCGGAGTAAAGTTTCACGGCCTTAAGTATATAAAGCATTTTATGGGACCGGTTCTGTGGCTGGTGCCTTTGATGATGCCCATCGAAATCATAGGCCATCTTGCAAGGGTTATGAGTCTTTCCATCCGTCTTTTTGGGAACATCTTTGGTGAAGAGCTGGTTCTGGCTATTCTGTTCTTCCTTGCCGGCATGTATCTGGCTCCCCTGCCAATGATGGTGCTGGGGTTGTTCACGGGCTTTATTCAGGCTTTCATATTTTGCGTGCTTTCCATGATGTATTTTGCCGGAGCGATGGAAGAAGCACACTAGGTTTTGGAAGGAAGGCCGGAGGTGTTGGTGGTTTATAGATTTTTCAAACTCAATCAATTAAATCAAAGGAGGTACGGTGTTATGCTTCGTAGGACTGGGTTGTTGACGGTGCTCTTCTCGCTTGGTTTTGCTGCTCTGGCGTGTGCTGCAGAGGAAGCCGGTGTGGGTGCAGATGTTACGGTAACGGGATTGAAGTTCTTCTCCTGGTCGGCTCTTGCAGCAGCCGTCGCTATTACCTTCGCAGCAGCCGGTTGTGGTGTCGGTCAGGGACTTGCCGTGAAGGGATCGGTTGAGGGTGTTGCCAGGAACCCTGAGGCATCCGGTAAGATCACGGTTACGATGTTGATCGGTCTGGCGATGATTGAGTCCCTGACGATTTACGCACTGGTTGTGGCGTTGATTCTGATCTACGCAAACCCGGTGAGCAAGCTTATTCAGGGATTTATCGGTCTCGCCGGCCACTAAAGAATCAGCGGGTTTTTTAACGAGGGCCGGTTACAGGGTGAGGGGGGGATGTGAATCTTCCGCTCACCCTGTTTTCAAAAAGCGATTTTTAGAGGTTGTGGTTTTATGAAGTTTACGAAGATTCCGCTGGCCACGATAAACCGACTGTCCGTTTATCTGAGGGTGCTGGAAGACCTTCTTGAAGACAATACGGACGTCATATCTTCTGAAAGGCTGGCGCGTCACTGTGGGGTGAATCCCGCGCAGATCAGGAAAGACCTTGCCTATTTCGGAGAGTTCGGGGTTCGAGGTGTGGGTTATCGGGTTGTGGATCTCATTTCGCAGATAAAAGAAATTCTCGGCCTGAACCGAACCTGGAACCTGGCAATGGTTGGAGTAGGTAACCTGGGGTCTGCCCTCATAAGACACGGAAACTTCATTAAACATGGTTATGTCTTCGCCGCAGCCTTTGATATAGATCCTGAAAAGGTGGGGAAGAAGCTACCAAACGGGCTAATAATCAACCATGTTGATGAGCTCGAAGAGGTTGTAAAAGAAAGGAATATTCATATAGGGGTTATTGCCACGCCTGCCAGTGCAGCTCAAAGCGTTGCCAATCAGCTCATTCTTGCGGGTATAAACGGGATATTGAACTTTGCTCCCGTGCAGATTCAGGTACCCGACTGCTGTCACGTGGAAAACATTGACTTTACCATCAAGCTTGACAGTATAGCCTATCATCTCTCCACAAATTTCTAAATTTATAATCCGCTGTTTTCCTTTAAAAGTCTGTCCATGGGTATGTATGTTGCGTTCATGCGCTGTGAAATGATGTAACCATATCCCATGGCCATGGGGTCCAATTCCGTGTCCACGTATACGGCCTGGATTCCTTTGCGGCGTATTTCACGGGCCAGAGCTAAAGTTTCTTCCAGCGGATCGGAGCCGTAACAGCTCACGTTGGGGCGTCCGTCGGAGAAGACCATTATTACCGGTACGGCTTCGGGATTTTTTTGCATTTCCTGATTAAGGTGCTTGAGAGCAAGACTCAGGCCCTTTGCCAGAGGAGTCCTTCCCCCAACGGGTAGTTCTTCAACTCTGGATATGGCGTCGTGCATGTTGTGAGTCAGGGGAAGCAGGACCTCGGCATCGGTATGCCTGAAGGTAATGATTCCGAGTTTGTCTCGGTGTAAATACATGTCCCGTATAAGGGCTTCGATTATACCCTTGGTCCTGCTCATTCGATTATTGGTTCTCATGGAAGCACTGGAGTCGATGACAAGCATAAGGGTAAGTCCCGTTTTCCGACGCCGCCTGTTAAACCTCAAATCCTGGCTTTTTATTACGACTTTGCCGTTCATACCTCTTTTAAGCTGGTATGGTGCGGCCGCACGGAGTGTACCGGATAGGGAGAGGTCGAAGTCCCGGTCCTGAGGACCGGGCAGCCGAAGTCCTGAACAGATGCCCGATTTGTGGCGCGAAGGAAAGGGGAACCTCCTGCCAGGGTGTGATCCGGGTTGGATGCGATACCAGGGAATTTGAGGAATGACGGGTATATGAGATCCGGGGCAGAGATGGGTTACGCAGGAAAGAGGCGATGCGGCCGATACTTTATCTTTGGTATGAGGCGGTTTGTTCTGATAAAGAGGTTTCCATTCTCCTGATGTTCTGTCCTGATGAGTTTCGTGCTGGTCTATCAGTTGCACAAGCTTTTCTTCGTCGAATTCTTTGCGTTCGAGGGGGTTTTTCTTGACCCTGTGAGGCAGGCTGAGCCTTGCGGCCATGTGGATGTCTTCTTTTCCGACCTCCGATTTTTCCTTTAGAGCCGCATGTGCTCTGGCCGCTTTAACAATGGTAATCTCGGCTCTGTGCCCGTCTGTTTCCATCGCCATTGCCAGGCGGGCGGCAAGCTCGTACATTTCATCGGGTATAATGATGCGGTTAAGATTTTCTCTTGCCCGCCTGATAACTTCTCTAAGCCGGGTATCTTCGGCCGCCCACTGCTTTCTGAAACCCTCCGGGTCGGTTTCAAAGGCAATGCGGCGCTTTATTATTTCGAGCCTTTCTTCCACGGATGCCGCAGCTTTCACGGAAACACAAAGGCCAAAGCGGTCAAGGAGCTGGGGTCTCAGGTCTCCCTCCTCGGGGTTCATGGTCCCTACCAGAACAAAGCGGCTTGCGTGAGTAAAGCTTATACCCTCTCGTTCGACGATATTGACCCCCGACGCCGCAACGTCGAGTAGAAGATCGACGATCTGATCGTTCAGCAGGTTTACCTCATCGACGTAGAGTATGCCTCTATGGGCTTCCGCCAGCAGGCCCGGTTCGAAGGCCTTTTTTCCTTTTTTTATGGCTTCCTCGATGTCAATTGTTCCCAGTAGTCGGTCTTCTGTAGTTCCTATGGGAAGGTTGACCAGGCGAATAGGTCGCTGAACTACGGCCAGGGTTTCTCCATTGCGTACCCTATCCCGACAAAGAGGGCACAGGCTGTCGGTGTCGTCAGGATCACACTGGAAGGGACAGTTTTTAACAACCCTTATTTCGGGCAGAAGGTCTATAAGGGCTCGAACTCCTGTTGATTTTGCAGTACCCCGTTCTCCTTTTATCAGAACCCCGCCTATGGACGGATCGATTACGTTGAGAAGAAGTGCGGTCTTCATCAATTCCTGACCTACCAGAGCCGAAAAAGGATACCTGATTTTTTCCATCGATCCCAGTACCCCTCAATTTCTTGTGAAAAAATTTTTTTGAGTTGTTGCTGCCGCTGTCAGATAACACTTCAGGCCGTGATGGTCAAGCCTTCTGCGCCGTGTCATGTTGAATTCCTAAAACCCTGAGAGGTTCTTAGTGCCGCTTGCAAAAGTGACTGCGCTGTGGTAGCTAACTTTGCCGCTTAATGTAATAAACCGGCTCTGCGCCAGGCTAAAACAGATTATCAGGAGACATTAAAACCGATGGCCTGTATAGCTCCGCTAAGGGGAATTCGCTACAACGAAAAGGTGATCGATCGGTGGGAAAACATCATCACGCCCCCTTATGATGTTATAAGCCCTCAAGAACGTGAAGATTTCCGAAAACGCAGTGAATATAACTTCGTTCATCTGGATTTACCTCGTGACCTGGGCGAAAGTACTGATGGGGATGCCCCTTACCGAAAGGCAGCCGATCTTTATAAAAAGTGGCTCAACAGTGGCATACTCATTCAGGATCTGGAGCCTTGCTTCTACTATTATGAACTGGACTTTACACTGCCCCATGATGCCGCTTTGCATACCCGTAAGGGTTTTATCTGCCTTTTGAAGCTTGAGGAGTTCTTTTCGGGATATGTCTACCCTCACGAAAGAACTTTTTCCAGGGTTAAGGAAGACAGGCTGAAGCTGATGCAATATTGTAAGGCTCAGTTTAGCCCCGTCTTTGCCCTTTATTCCGATCCAGACGACTACGTAACGGATCTGTTTGAAGCCTCTGAAAAAGGCGAACCGCTCGTTCGGTTTCGAGATGTTCAGGGAATGAATCACAGGATCTGGAAACTCTCTGACCCGGGTGTTTTGAAGAGGATCGGTGAATTTTTCCGGGATCGGGATATTTTCATTGCCGACGGTCATCATAGATACGAAACCGCTCTGGCCTACAGGGATTTGAAACGCTCGGAGTTGAGGAATCATAACGATCCGACGATGCCCCATGAGTACTGTCTGATGTACCTTTCTGCAATGGAAAATCCCGGACTTACCATCCTGCCCACCCACAGGATGTTCGTATCTTTTCCCGTTGAAAGGTGGGATTACTTCCTGGAGAAAGCCGGGGAATTTTTTGAAGTCGAAAAAGTTGACTGTACGGATGAAGGTCTGGAAGTTGTTAGGCAGGGTTTAAAGGAGGCTCTTGCAGATTCCAGGACGGCTTTTGGTTGTGCCTGTAGAGATAGAGGATCTCTGGCTCTTCTTATGGGAAGGACGGAGAGTATATTTGCTTACCTGAGGGACTCCGGCGTGGCTCCCTGTTTCTACGATGTAGATGTGGTTATTCTGGATAGGTTGGTTTTCGGTGAGCTTCTCGAGTTGCCGGTTTCCTTACTGGAAGACGAGAGGGTTCTGCACTTCTGTCGCGATATTGATGAAGCCTTTAAGTCCTTGCAGGATGGTTCTTATTCGGCCGGTTTTTTCATAAATCCTACCAGGATTGAACAGGTCTGCAGGGTTGCAAAATCCGGCTACACGATGCCTCACAAGGCAACCTACTTCCATCCAAAGGTCGTGAGCGGACTTGTGCTGTTTTCCATGGACGAATCAGAAAAAATTGCCGGGTTCAATTAAAATCGTTTGTTCCCGTAGAAAACAGATGGAAATTACACGGGATACTCTTTTTGGAGGGCGGCTGGTTGTTTATCAGAGAAGAAGAGGTTACCGATTTTCCGTTGATTCGGTAATTCTTGCAGGTCTTACCCGTGTAAAGGATGGTGATGTTGTCCTGGATCTCGGTTGTGGTTGTGGTGTCGTTGGGCTTATACTTCTTTACCGCCATCCCGGGGTGAAGGTCATAGGGGTTGAAATTCAGGAGTCTTTGTATGAACTTGCCGACATGAATATCAGAGAAAACGGATACCACGGAAGAATGATTCTTCACAGGGGTGACTTTCGTGATATAGATAAATTCCTGGATCCGGAAAGCGTTGATCTTGTTGTTTCCAATCCACCTTACCGTCGGGTGAATACCGGACGGTTGAATCCTGATGAAGAGAAAGCGGTGGCACGTCATGAGCTTTTTGCAACCATCGACGATGTTTTTTCCGTTGCGGCAAGGGTACTGAAACCAAAAGGCAGGGTGTCTTTGATTTATCCGGCTTTCCGGCTTGATGACCTGATAGTTTCGGCGTGGAAACGGGGGTTTCGCCCGAAGCGACTTACCGTGATTTATTCGGATTCCGAAAGTCCGGGCATGCTTGTACACGCCGAATGTGTCAAGGGAGCCGGTCAGGAAGTACGGATTGCGCCGCCCTTTTGCATTTATGAAAGAGATTCAAAGAATTATACTCCGGAAATGCAGAAGTTTTATGAACCCTAGTTAAAATTTAGCCTGTTTGCGGAGGAGGGTTTAAGAATGGATTTAGGGCTTAAGGGAAAGGTTGCTTTTGTGGCGGGTGCCAGCCAGGGGCTGGGGAAGGCCGTGGCTATGGAGTTGGGGCGTGAAGGAGCAAGGCTTGCCATATGTGCTTTGGACGATCCCGAGCTTCCAAGGGCTGTGGAAGAGATCAAGGGACAAACTGGAGCTGAAGTGATAGGAATACCTGCCGATGTAAGCCGCCCGGAAGAAGCGCGGGATTTTGTCAGGAAGGCTCTTGAATATTACGGAACTGTTGACATTCTGGTAAACAACGCCGGGGGGCCGCCTTCGAAACAGTTTCTGGAAATCGACGATGATCTGTGGGAGTTTGGCTTTCGTCTGAATCTCCTGAGCACGATCGTAATGACCCGAGAAGTTGTGCCCGTAATGAAGGAGAAACGCTGGGGCAGAATAATCAACATGACCTCCATATCGGTCAAGCAACCCATTGACGGGCTTATCCTTTCCAACACGATACGTATGGGAG
This sequence is a window from Thermodesulforhabdus norvegica. Protein-coding genes within it:
- a CDS encoding magnesium chelatase subunit D family protein, with product MEKIRYPFSALVGQELMKTALLLNVIDPSIGGVLIKGERGTAKSTGVRALIDLLPEIRVVKNCPFQCDPDDTDSLCPLCRDRVRNGETLAVVQRPIRLVNLPIGTTEDRLLGTIDIEEAIKKGKKAFEPGLLAEAHRGILYVDEVNLLNDQIVDLLLDVAASGVNIVEREGISFTHASRFVLVGTMNPEEGDLRPQLLDRFGLCVSVKAAASVEERLEIIKRRIAFETDPEGFRKQWAAEDTRLREVIRRARENLNRIIIPDEMYELAARLAMAMETDGHRAEITIVKAARAHAALKEKSEVGKEDIHMAARLSLPHRVKKNPLERKEFDEEKLVQLIDQHETHQDRTSGEWKPLYQNKPPHTKDKVSAASPLSCVTHLCPGSHIPVIPQIPWYRIQPGSHPGRRFPFPSRHKSGICSGLRLPGPQDRDFDLSLSGTLRAAAPYQLKRGMNGKVVIKSQDLRFNRRRRKTGLTLMLVIDSSASMRTNNRMSRTKGIIEALIRDMYLHRDKLGIITFRHTDAEVLLPLTHNMHDAISRVEELPVGGRTPLAKGLSLALKHLNQEMQKNPEAVPVIMVFSDGRPNVSCYGSDPLEETLALAREIRRKGIQAVYVDTELDPMAMGYGYIISQRMNATYIPMDRLLKENSGL
- a CDS encoding DUF1015 domain-containing protein, whose product is MACIAPLRGIRYNEKVIDRWENIITPPYDVISPQEREDFRKRSEYNFVHLDLPRDLGESTDGDAPYRKAADLYKKWLNSGILIQDLEPCFYYYELDFTLPHDAALHTRKGFICLLKLEEFFSGYVYPHERTFSRVKEDRLKLMQYCKAQFSPVFALYSDPDDYVTDLFEASEKGEPLVRFRDVQGMNHRIWKLSDPGVLKRIGEFFRDRDIFIADGHHRYETALAYRDLKRSELRNHNDPTMPHEYCLMYLSAMENPGLTILPTHRMFVSFPVERWDYFLEKAGEFFEVEKVDCTDEGLEVVRQGLKEALADSRTAFGCACRDRGSLALLMGRTESIFAYLRDSGVAPCFYDVDVVILDRLVFGELLELPVSLLEDERVLHFCRDIDEAFKSLQDGSYSAGFFINPTRIEQVCRVAKSGYTMPHKATYFHPKVVSGLVLFSMDESEKIAGFN
- a CDS encoding tRNA1(Val) (adenine(37)-N6)-methyltransferase — encoded protein: MEITRDTLFGGRLVVYQRRRGYRFSVDSVILAGLTRVKDGDVVLDLGCGCGVVGLILLYRHPGVKVIGVEIQESLYELADMNIRENGYHGRMILHRGDFRDIDKFLDPESVDLVVSNPPYRRVNTGRLNPDEEKAVARHELFATIDDVFSVAARVLKPKGRVSLIYPAFRLDDLIVSAWKRGFRPKRLTVIYSDSESPGMLVHAECVKGAGQEVRIAPPFCIYERDSKNYTPEMQKFYEP
- a CDS encoding SDR family oxidoreductase, whose product is MDLGLKGKVAFVAGASQGLGKAVAMELGREGARLAICALDDPELPRAVEEIKGQTGAEVIGIPADVSRPEEARDFVRKALEYYGTVDILVNNAGGPPSKQFLEIDDDLWEFGFRLNLLSTIVMTREVVPVMKEKRWGRIINMTSISVKQPIDGLILSNTIRMGVVGFAKSLSNELAPYNVTVNNVCPGYTLTDRVRNLAKVTAEKEGTTPEEVIKRWEAQIPMGRLGTPEEFAALVTFLASERAGYITGASIHIDGGYYKGVM